Proteins co-encoded in one Euleptes europaea isolate rEulEur1 chromosome 1, rEulEur1.hap1, whole genome shotgun sequence genomic window:
- the LOC130474035 gene encoding olfactory receptor 2G3-like — MKYSDASWEQLNQSYPGEFILLGMADRPRLEMFLFAIILICYMMTLLGNTTIIVASRLDPNLHTPMYFFLSNLSFLDLGFTTSLGPQMLVNFWRTRKTITYMACVVQLYISLALGSAECILLAVMAYDRYAAVCQPLRYTTIMSHSVCLTMAAVSWVSGFCTSLLQSTLTLRLPFCGHNKVDHFFCEVPALLKLACVDTSVNEAVLFVSSVIFLLVPLGLIMVSYGYIAAAVLRIRSVEGRRKAFGTCTSHLIVVSLFYGTIIFSYLQPPSNYSRDIGKMISLFYTFVTTMLNPLIYTLRNKEVHRALKRVLWRDQAKRPGDLARQTQI, encoded by the exons ATGAAGTACAGTGATGCATCATGGGAGCAACTTAACCAAAGCTACCCAGGAGAATTCATTTTGTTGGGAATGGCTGACCGCCCCCGCTTGGAGATGTTCCTCTTTGCAATCATCCTGATCTGCTACATGATGACCCTCCTAGGCAACACAACCATCATTGTGGCGTCCCGGCTAGATCCCAATCTTCACACCCCGATGTATTTTTTCCTCAGCAACCTCTCTTTCCTTGATCTAGGTTTCACCACCAGTCTGGGCCCCCAGATGTTGGTGAATTTCTGGAGAACAAGGAAGACCATCACCTACATGGCCTGTGTGGTCCAGCTATACATCTCTCTTGCTCTCGGCTCTGCAGAATGTATTCTGTTGGCAGTCATGGCTTATGACCGCTacgctgcagtctgccagcctcTGCGCTACACTACCATCATGAGCCATTCCGTATGCCTCACAATGGCTGCCGTCTCCTGGGTGAGTGGCTTCTGTACATCACTGTTGCAAAGCACCCTGACTCTGAGGCTTCCATTCTGTGGACACAACAAGGTggaccatttcttctgtgaagTGCCGGCTTTGCTGAAATTGGCTTGTGTGGACACCTCAGTCAATGAAGCCGTGCTGTTTGTTTCCAGTGTGATCTTCCTTCTGGTACCACTTGGCCTTATCATGGTCTCATATGGCTACATTGCCGCTGCGGTGTTGAGGATCCGCTCGGTGGAGGGCAGGCGCAAGGCGTTCGGCACCTGCACCTCCCACTTGATTGTGGTGTCGCTCTTCTATGGCACAATCATTTTCAGTTATCTCCAGCCGCCATCTAACTACTCCCGTGACATTGGCAAGATGATCTCCCTGTTCTATACATTTGTCACTACCATGCTTAATCCATTGATTTATACACTGAGAAACAAAGAGGTACACAGAGCTCTAAAAAGA GTCCTCTGGAGGGACCAAGCCAAGCGTCCTGGAGATCTCGCTAGACAGACACAAATATAG
- the LOC130474068 gene encoding olfactory receptor 2G3-like yields the protein MKYSNSLWEHLNQSYQGEFILLGVADRPRLEMLLFAIILICYAMTLLGNTTIIVLSRLDPNLHTPMYFFLSNLSFLDLCFTTSLGPQMLVNFWRTRKAITYAACVGQLYISLALGSTECILLAVMAYDRYAAVCQPLHYTSIMSQSLCFKMAAVSWVSGFGNSLVQSVMTLRLPLCGQNQVDHFFCEVPAFLKLACVDTSVNEAVLFSASVLFLLVPLSLIIVSYGHITIAVLKIRSAEGRRKAFNTCASHLTVVSLFYGTAIFSYLQSPSNYSRDRGKMISLFYTYVTTMLNPLIYTLRNKDVHRALRKAMNRNATI from the coding sequence ATGAAGTACAGTAATTCTTTGTGGGAACACCTTAACCAAAGCTACCAAGGAGAATTCATCTTGTTGGGAGTGGCTGACCGTCCACGCCTGGAGATGTTGCTCTTTGCAATCATCCTGATCTGCTACGCAATGACCCTCCTGGGCAACACAACCATCATTGTCCTGTCTCGGCTAGATCCCAACCTCCACACCCCTATGTATTTCTTCCTTAGCAACCTCTCCTTCCTTGACCTTTGTTTCACAACCAGTCTTGGACCCCAGATGCTGGTGAATTTTTGGAGAACAAGAAAGGCTATCACCTATGCTGCCTGTGTAGGACAGCTATACATCTCTCTCGCTTTGGGCTCTACAGAATGTATTTTGTTGGCAGTCATGGCTTATGACCGTTATGCTGCAGTTTGCCAACCTCTGCACTACACTTCCATTATGAGCCAATCCCTGTGTTTCAAAATGGCTGCCGTTTCCTGGGTGAGCGGCTTTGGCAACTCACTGGTGCAGTCCGTGATGACTCTTAGGCTCCCATTGTGTGGACAAAACCAGGTGGATCATTTTTTCTGTGAAGTACCAGCTTTTCTCAAACTGGCCTGTGTTGATACTTCAGTGAATGAAGCTGTGCTCTTTTCTGCCAGTGTACTCTTCCTCCTAGTGCCACTGAGTCTCATCATAGTCTCTTATGGTCACATTACAATTGCTGTCCTGAAGATCCGCTCAGCCGAAGGCAGGCGCAAGGCTTTCAATACTTGTGCCTCCCACCTCACTGTGGTTTCACTCTTCTATGGCACAGCTATTTTCAGTTATCTCCAGTCCCCATCCAACTACTCCCGTGACCGAGGCAAGATGATCTCCCTGTTCTATACATACGTCACTACCATGCTTAACCCATTAATCTATACACTGAGGAACAAAGACGTGCACAGAGCTTTAAGAAAGGCAATGAACAGGAATGCAACAATTTAG